Genomic segment of Kibdelosporangium phytohabitans:
GCCGTCTGCTCCGCCCTGGCCAGCGGGCCGTGGTGGATCGCGTCGAACGGCACCTGTTTGAGCCGGTCACCCAGCAGTGCGGCCTGGCGACTGCCCGCATCGGTCAACGCCGACTCGTCCGGCAGTGCTTCCCCGTGCCTGGTCAGAAAGAGGTAGCGGCTGCCCATGGTGTCCTCCCAGTTCGCGACGCCTGCGTTCAGGTGGACGTGTCGCCGCTGGATCGGTTGCGCAGTGATCACCCGGGTACGGTTGTGACGTGGACGCGTCCGCGACAGAGCTGATCGCCAGGGCCGTGATCCGGCGCGACAACCGCGTGCTGCTGGCGAGGGAACGGTCGGCGCGGTGGTTCTTCCTGCCCGGCGGCCACGTGGAGCCCGGCGAGCGCGTCGAAGTGGCGCTGCTGCGCGAACTGGACGAGGAACTCGGGACCGGGGCGACGATCGAGCGGTTCCTCGCACTGGTCGAGTACGGCTACGTCAGCGACGGTGTCGCCCACCACGAAGTCAACGTCGTCTTCGAGGTCGGCATCGCCGATCCGGACCCGGTGGGCCAGGAGGAGCACATCGAGTTCCACTGGCTGCCGCTCGACCGGCTCGCGGACGCCGATGTCCGGCCGCACCCGGTGAAGGACGTGTTCCTGCCCGGTGTCACGCCGTTCTGGCGCGCGTGGCCCGGCCGGACTGCCTGAGCTGCTTCAACGTGTAGCCGTTGCCCGCTGGATCCAGTGGCCGCGTGGCCTGCTTGAACAGGTACTCGGCACGGGGGTACGACAGGCGTCCGCGTCCGGTTTCCGGGCAGATGTCCTGTGGTGCGGGCATTCGCGCCGGAACCGGGCGCCGGTCGGCGAGGAACAGCGGGCCGCGGGCGCGGCCGTCGGTCAGCAGCGCCAACAGTCTCGCCGTTTCCGAACGCCAGCTGACCCAGTCCCGGCCCGTGCGGGCCCGGCGGTCGGCGAAGTCGATGTCCTCCACGTTCAACGACAACACCGTTGTCACCGCGGCGCCGGATTCGTGCAACAGGCGCCACAATGTCCGTTCGCGCACCGCCACTTCCAGACCCCACACCAGTTCCAGCCGCACCGGGTCCAGCTCGGCCTGCTGGGCAGGCGGTTCAGTGCGCCGCTCGACGCCGCCGTCCAAGCCGGGCATCGACGCCCACGCGCCGAACGAACGGATCGCTGCGCGGTGCCGGTTCCACGTCTTGGCCGCCGCACCCTGCCACGCCGTGGCGAAGACCCTGGCCACGTGGTCCGCGGTCAGCGACGCCAGCGGCAGCCGCTCCCCCAGCGCCCGGCACAGCCGCCGCACGGTTTGGCTGTACGAACGGATTGTCGCCGTGTCCAAATCGGAGCGGGCCAGGAACTCCCGTGCCGCTTCGCCGAGTGTCGGTCCACTCGTCACCGGGACGATGGATGCCGCGCGGCGCACCAGGAACGCCCGTTCGGCCGCGTTCATGGTCAACGCGGCGGCACGTTCGTACTCCAGGCGGGCTTCGTCGTACCGGCCGACTTGTTCGAGCAGGTCACCCCGGACGCTGGGCAGCAGGTGGTAGTCGCGCAGCGCCGGGTTGCCCGCCAGGCGGTCGACGAGGTCCAGACCCGCTTGCGGGCCTTGGGCCTTGCCGACCGCGACGGCGCGGTTGAGCCGCACGACCGGTGTCGGCAGCAGCCGGACCAGTGCCGTGTAGAGGTTCGCGATCTGGACCCAGTCGGTGTCGTCGGCTGTCCTGGCCTGGGCGTGGCAGATGGCGATCGCCGCTTGCAGGACGTAGGGCCCCGGCGTGCCACCGATGTCACGGGCCCGCAGCATCGCGGTGAAGCCGCGGCGGATCAGCACCGGGTCCCAGCGACCGCGGTCCTGCTCGTGCAACTGGACCGGTTCGCCTTGCGGGCCCGTGCGGGCGGCCTGCCTGGACGCCTGGATCTCCATCAGCGCCACCAGGCCGTGCACCTCGGCCTCCCGCGGCGCGAGCGTGGCCAGCATCCGGCCGAGCCGCAACGCTTCCAGGCACAGTCCCGGCCGCATCAGGTCGTCGCCGGACGTGGCCGAGTAGCCCTCGTTGAAGATCAGGTAGACGACTTCGAGCACGGCGGTGATGTCGGCCGACGGCGATCGTTCACGCGCGGCCAGTGTCCGTTTGGCCACGGCGATGCGCTGGGTGACGTTGAGCTCGGTGGTCAGCAACGCCCTGGCGATCTCCGCCGCGCTCAGGCCGCCGAGCAGCCGCAGTGTCAGCGCGGCACGGTCGCGGGCGGGCAGGACGGGATCGCAGGTGATGAACATCAGCCGCAGGACGTCGTCGTCCCGCGGCTGCTCCTCGTCGTGATCGCGGACGAGGCCGGCTTGCTTGCTCTCGGCGAGTCTGGCGCGCCGGATGTGGTCCACCGCGCGGCGTTTGGCGATGGCCATCAGCCAGGCGCCCGGGTTGTCCGGGACGCCTGACCGCGGCCACTGCTCCAGTGCGGCGACGAGCGCGTCCTGTGCCAGTTCCTCGGCCAGTCCGACGTCGTGCACCATCCGGGTCAGCCCGCCGATGATCTTCGCGGCCTCGAGTTTCCAGACCGCGTCGATCGCCCGGTGGGCGTCGGTCACCCGAACACCTGGTGCACCCGGCTGACGCCGTTGCCCGTGATGGCGAAGAACCGGCGGGCGACCTCGGTCAGCTCGTCCTGGTCGCGCAAGTCGACGAGTGCGAAGCCGCCGACGGTTTCCTTGGCCTCGGCGTACGGGCCGTCGGTGACGGTGATCTCGCCGTCCTCATAGGTCATCTGCGTCCCGGCCGGGTCGAGGCCGCCGCTGGCCACCAGGATCCCGGCCGCCGACAGTTCCGCGACGAACTTGCCCATCTCGGTGAACATCTTCTCGTCGGGCGTGGCCTCGTTGTCGTCCCGCATGGTCATCATCAGGTAGCGCATCGGTCGGTCCTTTTCTCGGTGTTCGGGTCGGTGAGGTGTTTCGCCCCCACGTCGAACCGCACAAGTGACAGGGAATGTACCCGTTCCCTGTCACATCGCCGAACCGACGTCCGGGCGGAACCACTCCCCGAAAGGAACCGGGCATGACCACTCGCACCCTTCTCACCTGCGGAATCGTCGCCGCGCCGCTGTGGGCGGCCGGCTCGCTGGCGCAGGCCGCCACCCGCGAGGGCTACTCGCTGCTGCGTGAGCCGTTGAGCATGCTCGCCACCGGCCCGCTCGGCTGGATCCAGATCGTCAACTTCATCGTCTCGGGCGTGCTGTCCATCCTCGGCGCGATCGGGCTGCGCCGGGTGCTGGGAGCCAGTTGGGCTCCGCGGTTGGTCCTGATCAACGGCGCGGGCATGATCGCGGCCGGGATCTTCACGATGGACAGCCAGCCCTACGCCCACATGGCGGCGGGCACGATCACCTTCGGCTGCCTCGTCGCGGCCTGCTACCTGCTCGGCAAGCGATTCGGCTGGCGGTCGTTGGCAGCGGGCAGCGCGCTGCTCGTTGGCGATCTGTGGGCGATGAGCGGGGCGCCGGCGGGCTCGCTGACGCTGGCCGTGGGAGCGATTGCGGCCATGATGTGGATCTCTGTCGTGAGCAGCAGGTACCGTCAAGATCTCTCCGTGGTGGCCTGAGAGGACGGATGCGCATGGTCGAGATCATCGGAGCTGGTTTCGGCCGAACCGGCACGGCCTCGCTCAAACGGGCGCTGGAGCTGCTCGGGTACGACCCGTGCCACCACATGAGCGAGGTCCTCAAACAGCCCAGGACCACAGTGGAGTGGACGACGGCGCTCAACGGCGACCCCAGCGTGCTGCCCGGACTGCTCAGCGGCTACCGGGCCACGCTGGACTTCCCCGCCTGCCTGCTGTGGCGGGAGCTGATGGAGCTCTACCCCACCGCCAAGGTGCTGCTCAGCGTGCGCGATCCCCAGTCGTGGTACGAAAGCGCCCGCGCGACCATCCTCAACCCGATCCGCGGCGAGAACATCGACGAGCGGCTCGCCGCGCTGCTGATGCCGTTCTCCGAGGCGATGGCGAGCCGCGGCTTCCGCCGTGACCTCGGCGAAGCCGAGACCATCGCGGTGTTCAACCGGCACAACGAGGCTGTCCGCGCGGGCGTCGAGCCGTCCCGCCTGCTGGTCTACGAGGCGGGCACGGGCTGGGAGCCGCTGTGCGCGTTCCTCGGCGCCGACGTGCCGGACGTGCCGTTCCCGCACTCGAACGACTCCGCCTCGTTCCGGGAGAACGTCGGCAAAGTGCTCAGCGGCAACGCGGAGGACCTCGCCAACGAGCCTGCCAATTAGCCTGCGGCATGATCGCGCACGCCCGTAGTGTGGTGCGGTGAGCGACGGTTCTCCCTTTCTCGAAACCTCTCCCAGCGCACGGCTGGCCGCGTTCAGCGCGCTGGTCGAGTCCGGCCCGGTCCACCAGGTCACCTTGTTCACCGGTGTTCCGGTGTGGCTGGTCACCGGGCACGCCGAAACCCGGCAGCTGCTGACCCACCCGAACGTCGTCAAGTCGCTCACCGAGGTGCCGCACCGGGAGCACACCCCCGAAGACCTCGTCAAGGCGACGAACACGCACATGCTGGCGGCCAACCCGCCGGACCACACGCGGCTGCGCAAGCTGGTGTCCGCGGTGTTCACCCGTCGCCGGATCGACGAACTCGAGCCGCGGATCAAGCAGCTCAGCGCGGCGCTGCTCGACGAGGTGGCCGCGCAGGGCGGCGGTCCGGTGGACCTGCTCAGCGCATACGGTTATCCCCTGCCGATCACGGTGATCTGCGAACTGGTCGGTGTCCCGTCGATCCAGCGTGACGAGTTCCGTGACTTGTCGCAGACGGTGATGACCGGGCCGACGCAGACCGTCGAGGTCTACCTCGCGGCGGTGACCAAGCTGGTCGAGCTGATCCGCCACATGATCGAGGTGAAGCGGGCGACCCCGGGAGACGACCTGCTGTCCGGTCTGATCGCGGTCCGCGACGACGGCGACAAGCTGACCGACGACGAGCTCACCTCGATGATCTACCTGCTGCTGATCGCGGGCCACGAGACGACCGTCAACCTGATCGTCAACGGCGTGTACACGCTGCTGAAGCACCCCGAGCAGCTCGCGGCTCTCCGCAAGGACCCGTCACTGGTCACGTCGGCCGTCGAGGAGCTGCTGCGTTACGACGGCCCGGTCATGGTCTCCATCCCCGCGGTCACGAACGGGCCCGTCGAGATCGGTGACGTGACCATCCCGCCGGGCGCGGTCGTGATGTCGGCTCTGGCGTCGGCCAACCGCGATCCGCGCCGGTTCGCCGCACCGGACACAATGGACATCACCCGGTCCGACAACTCGCACGTGACGTTCGGGCACGGGATCCACCACTGCCTAGGCGCGCCGCTGGCCCGGCTGGAAGCCAGGATCGCGTTCAGCGACCTGCTCGGCCGGTTCCCGCGGTTGCGGCTGGCCGACCCCGACGCGGAGCCTGCCCGTTACCCGGGCCTGCTGCTCAACGGGATGGCGCGCCTCGACGTCCTCCTCGAGTGATCACCTCGTCGGCTTCCTCGTCGAGGAACCCGCCGGACTGGTGCTGCCACAACCGGGCGTAGGCGCCGTCCAGGGCCAGCAGCTCGGTGTGGCTGCCCTGCTCGACGATCTGGCCGCGGTCGAGCACGATCAGCTGATCCATCCGGGCGACCGTGCTCAGCCGGTGCGCGACCACCAGTGCCGTGCGGCCTTCCATCACCTGCCAGAGCGCTTGCTGGACAAGGATTTCGCTCTCCGAGTCCAGCGCGCTCGTCGCCTCGTCGAGCAGCAGGATCGGCGCGTCACGCAGGACCGCCCTGGCCAGCGCGACGCGCTGCCGCTGCCCGCCGGACAGTTTCACGCCGCGTTCGCCGACGAGCGTGTCGAACCCGTCCGGCAGGGTGGCCGCGAACTCGGTGACGTGTGCGATCCTCGCCGCGTTCAGCACGTCCTCGTCGGACGCGCCGGGGCGGGCGAAGGCGATGTTCTCCTTGAGCGTCCGGTGGAACATCGCCGGTTCCTGTGGCACGTAGGCGATCAGGCCGCGCAGGTCGGCCTGTTTCAAGGTGCTGATGTCCTGGCCGCCGACGCTGATCCGGCCGCCGTCGATGTCCATCAGGCGCAGCAGCAGTTTCGTGAGCGTGCTCTTGCCGCCACCGGACCGGCCGACGAGTCCGATCCTGGTGCCCGCCGGCACCACCAGGTTCAGCCCGGTGAACAGCTCCGACGCGCCCGCGTGTGCGAAGACCACGTTGTCGAACCGGACGTCGGCACCAGCCGGCGTGAGTTTCTCCGGGGTGTCCGGGTCGAGCACGGTCGGCGGGTCGAGCAGGAGCTCGGTGAACTGCGCGGCCTCGGTCAGCGAGCTCTCCATCCTGCGGTAGATCTGGTTGAACTCGAACATGATCCGCGTGGCGTTGGCGAAGTACGCGAAGGTCACCACGAGCGCCTCGATGCCCAGGTTGCCGAGCTTGACCGCGAAGTACAGGCCGAGGACGTTGGTCAGCACCGAGAGCGGCGCGGCGACGACGTCGATCTTGAGGTTCGCGTAGTCCCACGACCGGATCGCCAGCCGCCGGTGCTCACGCACCCTGACCTGGTGCTCGGCCGCCTCACGGTCCTCGGCGGCGAAGGCGCGGACCGTCTCCATGTTCGTCAGGCTGTCGGCGATGTGCCCGGAAACCCGCGCGATGGCGGCCTCCCGCTTGTCCACCAAGGCCTGCCGCCGCCGCACCAGCGGCGCGACGACCAGGCCGGTCAGCGTGATCATGCCGACCAGGACCAGAACGAGCACGGGGTGGTAGTTCCACAGCACGACCGAGGCGAAGCCGAGCGGGATGAGGTTGGCCACGACGCTGAACGCCAGCGTGTCGGCGATGTCGGTGAACCGCCACGCGAAGCTGTGCACCCGTTTGGTCAGCGACCCGGCGAAGTTGTCGTGGAAGAAGGCAGCGTCCTTGGCCAGCAGCGCCTTCATCCCGATGACGCTGAGGTTCTCGCCACCGAGCCCGTCCACCCGGTTCAGGCAGTGGATCCCGATCCGCCACACCACCTCCGCGACGATGAGCAGGCCAGCGAAGGCCACGACGTACGGCAGGACGTCCGTTCCGCCGCCCGCCAGGTGCCCGGCCAGCTGCGCCACCATCAGCGGCGCGATGTAGTAGATGCAGGTGTTGCCGAGTGCCGGAAGCAGCATCGCGGGAACCGAGAACCGCTTCAATCGGCGAAATTCCGTTCGGTAGTACCGTATTGCCAGGAAAACCGCTTGCCGGCGCGCTGTCATCCTTCCCCTTCCAACAGCGGGCCCTCCATGCTGCCGGGTGGGAAGCGATCCGGCGAGCGATTATCCGTGTGGCGGCGGCGAGCACCTGGTCGGTGCGCCCGCTGGAACTCCGCAGGCTGACGTTCACAATGGACCAAGCCGGGCGTGGGGTGTGGTCCAGTCCAAGGGCGTCGGCCAGTCTTCCGTGGTGCCGGAATTGTCGCACTTGAGCACCAGTCCGACTGGGCCGGTTTCAGTGCGGTCACGTTGGCGCCGACCTTCGACCGGCCGGAGGTTCGCTTTCTGGACCGACCAGTCCATGGGGGGCAGCATCGACTTCATGC
This window contains:
- a CDS encoding NUDIX domain-containing protein translates to MDASATELIARAVIRRDNRVLLARERSARWFFLPGGHVEPGERVEVALLRELDEELGTGATIERFLALVEYGYVSDGVAHHEVNVVFEVGIADPDPVGQEEHIEFHWLPLDRLADADVRPHPVKDVFLPGVTPFWRAWPGRTA
- a CDS encoding DUF6596 domain-containing protein; its protein translation is MTDAHRAIDAVWKLEAAKIIGGLTRMVHDVGLAEELAQDALVAALEQWPRSGVPDNPGAWLMAIAKRRAVDHIRRARLAESKQAGLVRDHDEEQPRDDDVLRLMFITCDPVLPARDRAALTLRLLGGLSAAEIARALLTTELNVTQRIAVAKRTLAARERSPSADITAVLEVVYLIFNEGYSATSGDDLMRPGLCLEALRLGRMLATLAPREAEVHGLVALMEIQASRQAARTGPQGEPVQLHEQDRGRWDPVLIRRGFTAMLRARDIGGTPGPYVLQAAIAICHAQARTADDTDWVQIANLYTALVRLLPTPVVRLNRAVAVGKAQGPQAGLDLVDRLAGNPALRDYHLLPSVRGDLLEQVGRYDEARLEYERAAALTMNAAERAFLVRRAASIVPVTSGPTLGEAAREFLARSDLDTATIRSYSQTVRRLCRALGERLPLASLTADHVARVFATAWQGAAAKTWNRHRAAIRSFGAWASMPGLDGGVERRTEPPAQQAELDPVRLELVWGLEVAVRERTLWRLLHESGAAVTTVLSLNVEDIDFADRRARTGRDWVSWRSETARLLALLTDGRARGPLFLADRRPVPARMPAPQDICPETGRGRLSYPRAEYLFKQATRPLDPAGNGYTLKQLRQSGRATRARTA
- a CDS encoding YciI family protein, translated to MRYLMMTMRDDNEATPDEKMFTEMGKFVAELSAAGILVASGGLDPAGTQMTYEDGEITVTDGPYAEAKETVGGFALVDLRDQDELTEVARRFFAITGNGVSRVHQVFG
- a CDS encoding DUF998 domain-containing protein — protein: MTTRTLLTCGIVAAPLWAAGSLAQAATREGYSLLREPLSMLATGPLGWIQIVNFIVSGVLSILGAIGLRRVLGASWAPRLVLINGAGMIAAGIFTMDSQPYAHMAAGTITFGCLVAACYLLGKRFGWRSLAAGSALLVGDLWAMSGAPAGSLTLAVGAIAAMMWISVVSSRYRQDLSVVA
- a CDS encoding sulfotransferase family protein → MVEIIGAGFGRTGTASLKRALELLGYDPCHHMSEVLKQPRTTVEWTTALNGDPSVLPGLLSGYRATLDFPACLLWRELMELYPTAKVLLSVRDPQSWYESARATILNPIRGENIDERLAALLMPFSEAMASRGFRRDLGEAETIAVFNRHNEAVRAGVEPSRLLVYEAGTGWEPLCAFLGADVPDVPFPHSNDSASFRENVGKVLSGNAEDLANEPAN
- a CDS encoding cytochrome P450 family protein translates to MSDGSPFLETSPSARLAAFSALVESGPVHQVTLFTGVPVWLVTGHAETRQLLTHPNVVKSLTEVPHREHTPEDLVKATNTHMLAANPPDHTRLRKLVSAVFTRRRIDELEPRIKQLSAALLDEVAAQGGGPVDLLSAYGYPLPITVICELVGVPSIQRDEFRDLSQTVMTGPTQTVEVYLAAVTKLVELIRHMIEVKRATPGDDLLSGLIAVRDDGDKLTDDELTSMIYLLLIAGHETTVNLIVNGVYTLLKHPEQLAALRKDPSLVTSAVEELLRYDGPVMVSIPAVTNGPVEIGDVTIPPGAVVMSALASANRDPRRFAAPDTMDITRSDNSHVTFGHGIHHCLGAPLARLEARIAFSDLLGRFPRLRLADPDAEPARYPGLLLNGMARLDVLLE
- a CDS encoding ABC transporter ATP-binding protein, with product MLLPALGNTCIYYIAPLMVAQLAGHLAGGGTDVLPYVVAFAGLLIVAEVVWRIGIHCLNRVDGLGGENLSVIGMKALLAKDAAFFHDNFAGSLTKRVHSFAWRFTDIADTLAFSVVANLIPLGFASVVLWNYHPVLVLVLVGMITLTGLVVAPLVRRRQALVDKREAAIARVSGHIADSLTNMETVRAFAAEDREAAEHQVRVREHRRLAIRSWDYANLKIDVVAAPLSVLTNVLGLYFAVKLGNLGIEALVVTFAYFANATRIMFEFNQIYRRMESSLTEAAQFTELLLDPPTVLDPDTPEKLTPAGADVRFDNVVFAHAGASELFTGLNLVVPAGTRIGLVGRSGGGKSTLTKLLLRLMDIDGGRISVGGQDISTLKQADLRGLIAYVPQEPAMFHRTLKENIAFARPGASDEDVLNAARIAHVTEFAATLPDGFDTLVGERGVKLSGGQRQRVALARAVLRDAPILLLDEATSALDSESEILVQQALWQVMEGRTALVVAHRLSTVARMDQLIVLDRGQIVEQGSHTELLALDGAYARLWQHQSGGFLDEEADEVITRGGRRGAPSR